The Astyanax mexicanus isolate ESR-SI-001 chromosome 7, AstMex3_surface, whole genome shotgun sequence genome has a window encoding:
- the emx2 gene encoding homeobox protein EMX2, whose amino-acid sequence MFQPAPKRCFTIESLVAKDNPLPTAVSVAAASRAEEPVRPAALSYANPSPVSPFLNGFHPGARAVYSSPELVFAEAVSHAPGSAVPPVHPVAPHAHALAAHPLSSSSTSAAHGPHPLFAGQQRDPSTFYPWLIHRYRYLGHRFQGNETSPESFLLHNALARKPKRIRTAFSPSQLLRLEHAFEKNHYVVGAERKQLAHSLSLTETQVKVWFQNRRTKFKRQKLEEEGSDSQQKKKGTHHVNRWRMATKQGSPEEIDVTSDD is encoded by the exons ATGTTTCAGCCCGCGCCCAAGCGCTGTTTTACGATAGAGTCGCTGGTGGCCAAGGATAATCCTCTACCGACGGCAGTGTCGGTTGCGGCGGCGTCTCGAGCCGAAGAACCCGTGCGCCCTGCGGCGCTCAGCTACGCCAACCCGAGCCCCGTCAGTCCCTTCCTCAACGGCTTCCACCCAGGAGCGAGGGCCGTCTACTCCAGCCCGGAGCTGGTGTTCGCAGAGGCCGTTTCGCACGCTCCGGGATCCGCCGTGCCACCGGTGCACCCGGTGGCGCCACACGCACACGCCCTCGCCGCCCACCCGCTCTCGTCCTCGTCGACGTCCGCGGCGCACGGGCCGCATCCACTTTTCGCCGGACAGCAAAGGGACCCTTCTACGTTTTATCCTTGGCTGATACACCGTTACAGATATCTGGGACACAGATTTCAag GGAACGAAACGAGTCCGGAAAGCTTCCTTTTGCACAATGCACTGGCCAGAAAGCCCAAGAGGATCCGCACTGCGTTTTCACCTTCCCAGTTACTGCGGCTCGAGCACGCTTTCGAGAAGAACCACTACGTAGTGGGAGCGGAGCGCAAGCAGCTAGCCCACAGCCTCAGCCTCACAGAAACTCAG GTAAAAGTTTGGTTTCAAAACAGAAGAACGAAGTTCAAGCGCCAAAAGCTGGAGGAGGAGGGTTCAGACTCCCAGCAAAAGAAGAAGGGCACCCATCATGTAAATCGATGGAGAATGGCCACCAAACAAGGAAGCCCTGAGGAAATAGATGTCACATCGGacgattaa